ATCACAAGACATTTAAAATCTGTTGTGGAGCAGTACGATAAAACGCTTGATGCGATAAATCAGATGATTCGGATTGCCAATAAGCCCCGTTTTTTACTGAAAATGGATACAAGTATCAAGCTTGTCGAACAATCGAAAGAGGAAGGAAAACCGGATAAAATGGTCACAAAAGACCAGTATGCGGAGAAACTGAAAGGAATTTTAGAATCGGACGATTTATCCATTTTAACACTGGCAAAAGGAATTGATTTTTCTCAATTCAAGATTGAATGCAGTGCAAAATCAGAGGATTTGACAAAAATCAGCAAGGAAGTTTTAAGTGCCTGCGCAATGGCTTTTGATATTCCAGAAGCTGTTTTTTTTGGAAATATCACGGAAAAATCGGATGCGACAAACGAATTAATCACTTATGCAGTAAGCCCGATTGTTGAAATTATAAACGATTCATTAAATGCAAAGCTTGTTGGTGAAGAAAGCTTTGTAAATGGTGAAAAAATCTTCATTTGGGTAAGCAGGTTCAAACACGTTGACGTGATTGACAGTGCTGCAAACTTAGACAAGTTAAGAGGAATCGGATTTAGCTATGACGAAATCCGTGAAATGGTAGGATATCAGGCTCTTAACACGAATTTCAGTACACAAAGAGCTTTAACAAAGAACTATGCAAGTGCAGAGGAGGTAAACAAGGATGAAACATCACAAGACGATTAATGCTGATTAAGAAGGAGGTGATCCACAATCTCGGAGTTATCCGTTAAATAACAAATATTTAGAAGGGAAAAGATGATATGAAGCAGGAAAAAGTAATCTACAGACACCAGCAGATTGAAAATGTGCATAAGATTTATCTTTATGACGAAATTCGAAAGTATGGCGATTTCAACTGGGAAACATGGGATTATGACGATTCAGAAACATCCGCAAAGCATTTTCAAGAGATTCTTTCTGGAATCCCGGAGACAGATAAGATTGAGATTTACTTCAATTCGAACGGTGGAAGCGTAGACCAGGGAACAGCAATTTACAACATGCTTCAGGAGCATGGAGCTTATAAGACCGGAATAGTCATGGGATGCTGTCACTCAATTGCATTCACAATTTTACAAGCATGCGACAAACGAGTCATGGGATATGGCACAACAGCCATCATTCATGATATGTGGGAGACGTTTACAGGAAATGCAAGCGATTTCAGAGCAGAGGCAGACAATCTCGATGTTGCAATGGATAGTTGTGTTGCACTTTTTATGAAAAGAGCAACCATCCCGGAAGAGGAACTTCGAGATATGATGCACAAAGAAACGACGCTTTCACCACAGCTTGCATTGCAGTACGGACTAATTGATGAAATCGGTGTCGAATTCAAATCAGATCAGACGGATGCAGATACATTGCAGGAAGTTTTGAAAGAAAATGAAAAGCTTAGACAGCAGATTGTCAACAGGACAATGCACCAGGAACAGTTAATAAAGTTTTATCAATTAACACATGGTAGTTCCAAACCGGAACAAACCGTTGTTCCAGAACAGAAAAACGAGCCGGAACAAGAAAGCACCGATTGGGGTGTTTTTTTTAATTTAAACAAAACCACGGAGGTATAAGAATGAGAATTGAGAATTTATCACAGGAAGTAAAAGATGAAGTTAAGCAGCTGTTAGAAAGTGCACCTGCAGACCAGAAAGCGGATGCCATCATGCAGTCAATCGAAATGATTAATGAAGCTGTAAATGCAGACCTTATCAATCAGGTTGTTGCTGAAAGTGAAAGAGCATCCAGGGATGCTGATTACAAGAAAACACTCGGTCTTCGCAACCTGTCCGAGAATGAAAAGAAGTTCTATGCAGGATTCAAAGATTTGAAGCAGTCAATCACGGCAGCACAGATTGATATTATTCCAACCGAAATCATCGACCGGACACTGGATGATGTGAGAAAAGCCAGCCCAATTTTAAAACTTGTTAATATGGCACCAGCGAATGTGAAGAAATGGCTTGTTGCAAGTCATTCAGGTGCAGCAGTATGGGGGCAGATTACAGATGCCATTAAGGGCGAGTTGTCCGCAAGCATTTCATCTTTAAACATCGAGCTTCACATGCTGTCCGCTTATCTTGTGATTCCAAAAGCAATCGCTGAATTGTCAATGGAATTTGTCGACAAATACTTCATGGCTATCTTATCAGAGGCAATGCAGGACGGTCTTGTAAAAGGTTTCTTAGACGGAGACGGTAAGACAGGACCAATCGGTATCATGAGACAGATTAATGCCACGAACTCCGACGGCACAAACAAAGCAAAAACTGTCAAAAATGACATTACAAAATTCAGCCCAAAAGGCTTGGCTGCAACAAGAGTCACATTGACTGACAATGGAAAGCGTACCGTCGATAAACTCTATCTGCTTTGCAATCCGGCAGATGAAGCACAGTATGTTGACCCGTGCATGTATGGCGAGGCTTTAACAGGTGGATATGTGAACAAATCATTTGTTGATATTGAAAAAATCCCAGATGCAAACGTTCCACAGGGAAAAGGAATCTTTACAATTGCCGGATATTACACAATGGGAACAACGGGTGTAAGAGTTACACAGTACGACCAGACAAAAGCAATGGAAAACGCTGATCTAATCATTGCAAACTGCTATGCAAACGGCAGAGCCGTTGATGACAATACAGCAGTTGTATTTGATATTACAAAACTGGAAGAATATGTGCTTCCGGTCAACCAGGTGACGACACCGAAGGCATCTGAATAAAACTTTGAAAGGATAGGTGGAATCATGGAGCAAGGTGTATTAAAAAATCTTGTAATCGAAATCAGGGAAGACTTTCAGATTCCACCGTACTTCCCTGATGCATCGCTAGAACGTTTTGCGAAAGAGGGAGAAGCCTATCTTGGCGCTCTAAACGTTGAGTGTGATATTGAGACCGATTTAACATACCGAAGTTTGTTAAAAAATTACACATACTATGCGCTTCACCATCGGATTGATGAATTTGAGCACAATTATTCGAGTATGATTTTGTCGTGGCAGATGAATACAGAGATTCCAGTTCAAGAAGAGGATGGTGTATCAGATGAGTAAGATTAATATTCCAGAGTATGTAGATGGATTCATCGAAATATTCAAAATAAAAACGGAAGAAAAAGCCAGCTTTCCAGAAGAACACATTGAAAGCACAGGGGTGAAAATCTGGTATCGAGAACTTTCGGTGTTCGATAGAACACGGTACGAACTTAGTCAGGGAAACGTGGAGGTCACTTCTAAAATCCGAATTCCACAGTACAAGGGAATTGATAGTCATTGCGTTGTTATTATGAATGGCGAAAATGAACAACATGAGGT
This genomic window from Roseburia sp. 831b contains:
- a CDS encoding phage portal protein; translated protein: MFEFFTQGRNKEMQSLFDIVTADLEKVNLSKFAINKAVGMIANAIARSEIVLVDKNGKRQDKYYFRLNVRPNDNETGTDFWRNVVEKMLLESECLIVRIGEKYYIANSYSESDNVMTGRVYTNVNIVCAGKQFSLRRSFLEDDVMRLRYDNADITRHLKSVVEQYDKTLDAINQMIRIANKPRFLLKMDTSIKLVEQSKEEGKPDKMVTKDQYAEKLKGILESDDLSILTLAKGIDFSQFKIECSAKSEDLTKISKEVLSACAMAFDIPEAVFFGNITEKSDATNELITYAVSPIVEIINDSLNAKLVGEESFVNGEKIFIWVSRFKHVDVIDSAANLDKLRGIGFSYDEIREMVGYQALNTNFSTQRALTKNYASAEEVNKDETSQDD
- a CDS encoding head maturation protease, ClpP-related produces the protein MKQEKVIYRHQQIENVHKIYLYDEIRKYGDFNWETWDYDDSETSAKHFQEILSGIPETDKIEIYFNSNGGSVDQGTAIYNMLQEHGAYKTGIVMGCCHSIAFTILQACDKRVMGYGTTAIIHDMWETFTGNASDFRAEADNLDVAMDSCVALFMKRATIPEEELRDMMHKETTLSPQLALQYGLIDEIGVEFKSDQTDADTLQEVLKENEKLRQQIVNRTMHQEQLIKFYQLTHGSSKPEQTVVPEQKNEPEQESTDWGVFFNLNKTTEV
- a CDS encoding phage major capsid protein yields the protein MRIENLSQEVKDEVKQLLESAPADQKADAIMQSIEMINEAVNADLINQVVAESERASRDADYKKTLGLRNLSENEKKFYAGFKDLKQSITAAQIDIIPTEIIDRTLDDVRKASPILKLVNMAPANVKKWLVASHSGAAVWGQITDAIKGELSASISSLNIELHMLSAYLVIPKAIAELSMEFVDKYFMAILSEAMQDGLVKGFLDGDGKTGPIGIMRQINATNSDGTNKAKTVKNDITKFSPKGLAATRVTLTDNGKRTVDKLYLLCNPADEAQYVDPCMYGEALTGGYVNKSFVDIEKIPDANVPQGKGIFTIAGYYTMGTTGVRVTQYDQTKAMENADLIIANCYANGRAVDDNTAVVFDITKLEEYVLPVNQVTTPKASE